A genomic window from Candidatus Liberibacter americanus str. Sao Paulo includes:
- a CDS encoding cupredoxin domain-containing protein — protein MKNTILLFILLIFIPISVLAVEKKTVELEMKNGDLIPRILKVPSNTIILVKITNTGTEPSEFEILSLRKEKVLAPGASSVLVIAPLKPGNYTFFDDFHPFDSKGEIIAVE, from the coding sequence ATGAAAAATACAATTTTATTATTTATATTATTAATATTCATTCCAATTAGTGTTTTGGCTGTTGAAAAGAAAACTGTTGAATTAGAAATGAAAAATGGTGATTTGATTCCCAGAATTTTAAAAGTTCCTTCAAATACTATTATTTTAGTTAAAATTACTAATACAGGTACTGAGCCTTCTGAATTTGAAATCCTTTCGTTGCGAAAAGAAAAAGTATTAGCACCAGGTGCTAGTTCTGTATTAGTAATTGCTCCACTTAAGCCAGGTAATTATACTTTTTTTGATGATTTTCATCCTTTTGATTCAAAAGGTGAAATAATAGCTGTGGAATAA
- a CDS encoding FTR1 family iron permease, protein MGQVLFVFWREVFEALLVVSIIHHYIKCHPDSRRGIKFLFWGVFSGIVLSILLALQIYWISSVLDDLTKSLFMIFMEIFASILIVQMVYWMNQDVFLLKSVIESNIRSGVKNNNWWGVTLVLIIAIVREGSEIIVFLSGFIMSLSVDNASSFFMEMAGGIIMSIFTFYVLSLTNSFMPLRVYLKVTGVILLFFALSMLLKGAEDIFSLLILYFDIPDFLVFPLWDSSSLIDDSGIIGRIFSSFLAYRSQPIVISVVIFVFYWILIFKLFFSKGKHA, encoded by the coding sequence ATGGGTCAGGTTTTATTTGTTTTTTGGCGTGAAGTATTTGAAGCTCTATTGGTTGTTAGCATCATTCATCATTATATCAAATGTCATCCCGATTCACGTAGAGGAATTAAATTTCTTTTTTGGGGAGTTTTTTCTGGCATAGTACTATCGATCTTATTAGCTTTGCAAATATACTGGATATCCAGTGTTCTTGATGACCTTACAAAGTCGCTATTTATGATTTTTATGGAGATTTTTGCCTCTATATTGATTGTTCAGATGGTTTACTGGATGAATCAGGACGTATTTCTGTTAAAATCAGTGATAGAATCAAATATTAGGTCTGGTGTCAAAAATAATAATTGGTGGGGTGTAACATTAGTTTTAATAATTGCAATCGTTAGAGAGGGTAGCGAAATTATAGTTTTCCTTTCAGGTTTTATTATGTCACTTTCAGTAGATAATGCTTCAAGTTTTTTTATGGAGATGGCAGGTGGTATAATAATGTCGATTTTTACTTTTTATGTTTTATCGTTAACTAACAGTTTTATGCCTTTGCGTGTTTATCTTAAAGTTACTGGCGTTATTTTGCTTTTTTTCGCTTTATCAATGTTACTAAAAGGTGCTGAGGATATTTTTAGTTTATTGATTTTGTATTTTGATATCCCTGACTTTTTGGTTTTCCCTCTATGGGATAGTAGTTCATTGATTGATGATTCAGGAATAATAGGGAGAATATTTAGTTCGTTTTTAGCTTATCGTTCACAGCCTATTGTAATAAGCGTAGTTATTTTTGTTTTTTACTGGATTTTGATATTTAAGTTGTTTTTTTCTAAAGGTAAGCATGCATAA
- a CDS encoding EfeM/EfeO family lipoprotein, whose translation MHNLIIRMLKPVFVVMLFSVIALFACFSGFFAPLQYKNKIIIAKGDIPTPSKYHGAIKSYLEFVVLKSSEIIFQLEIVKKELKASDLEKAQQAFIKAHQLYESIQAIVNLFGNVGRIINSQEDYFIDGVKDHRFKGFYLLEYQLFNIKDIEASLDSTNYLLIQAYDLKERISISNLNILDLLRASSDFIEIILETKLLKQDNIHSFNNLNYIDSNLNGSKAIITHLSSFIPKKTLFEILDNYRSIEDVLFHYKLINSRYVSYNKFKDKDKMLIYSLFSRQAELLATLRSLLDVDVYYKYLEENQ comes from the coding sequence ATGCATAATTTGATTATTCGAATGCTTAAACCTGTATTTGTAGTAATGTTATTTTCTGTTATTGCATTATTTGCATGTTTCAGTGGATTTTTTGCACCGTTGCAGTATAAAAATAAAATTATTATTGCCAAAGGTGATATACCAACTCCTTCAAAATATCATGGTGCAATTAAATCTTATTTGGAATTTGTTGTTTTGAAATCTAGTGAAATTATTTTTCAGCTAGAAATTGTTAAAAAAGAACTAAAGGCATCTGATCTTGAAAAAGCTCAACAGGCCTTTATTAAAGCTCATCAACTCTATGAATCAATACAGGCAATTGTTAACCTGTTTGGTAATGTTGGTCGTATAATTAATTCACAAGAAGATTATTTTATAGATGGTGTTAAGGACCATCGATTCAAAGGTTTTTATTTATTAGAATATCAATTATTTAATATTAAAGACATAGAAGCTTCATTAGATTCTACAAATTATTTATTGATTCAGGCATATGACCTTAAAGAACGTATATCTATTTCCAATCTTAATATTTTAGATTTGTTGCGAGCTTCTTCTGATTTTATTGAAATTATTCTTGAGACGAAATTGCTCAAGCAGGACAATATTCATAGTTTCAATAATCTAAATTATATTGATTCTAACTTGAATGGATCTAAGGCGATTATTACACATTTATCATCTTTTATCCCTAAAAAAACGCTGTTCGAAATTTTGGATAATTATCGTAGTATAGAAGATGTTCTTTTTCATTATAAACTTATTAATTCTAGATATGTTTCATATAATAAATTCAAAGATAAAGATAAAATGCTTATTTATTCATTATTTTCACGACAAGCTGAATTGCTTGCTACTCTTAGATCATTGCTAGATGTAGATGTATATTATAAATATTTAGAGGAAAATCAGTGA
- the efeB gene encoding iron uptake transporter deferrochelatase/peroxidase subunit — MIIKYTKKYIPLVWSIVKLLIFSLIIFSLSILSLKWYRYGFNSNDYKYVVFEGDHQSGVLTPAQKNSSFIAFNITAKTLDELKNLFKILTHRIAYLTKLRASQLIHNDKRPPIESGMLGSYLKPDSLTITVSVGNSLFDSRFGLEKIKPNLLTDMTSFPNDRLEKEWYSGDLMLQICANTQENVIYALRDILSHASAYLYPLWKIDGFISAIDIDNNSTPINLFGFKDGTGNAPTTDSRLMDELVWVTENDLEPSWSVGGSYQVIRLIRFNLAFWDRTPLEDQENDFGRHKATGAPIGKKHEIDSPDFEKDPHGDRILFNSHMRRAEPRDHARYTAKLIRRSYNYSLGINTNGSLNMGLIFVSYQKNLKTGFIDTQKRLNGEPLERYIKTFGGGYYFVLPGVKKVGQNFLAQQMFEALSDLSKVSS; from the coding sequence GTGATAATTAAATATACTAAAAAATATATTCCATTAGTATGGAGTATTGTAAAGTTATTGATTTTTTCTCTTATTATTTTTTCTTTATCAATTTTATCGCTAAAATGGTATAGGTATGGTTTTAATTCCAATGATTATAAATATGTAGTCTTTGAAGGTGATCATCAGTCAGGAGTTTTAACTCCTGCACAAAAGAATTCATCATTTATAGCATTTAATATTACTGCAAAAACATTGGATGAGTTAAAAAATCTGTTTAAGATATTAACTCATCGCATTGCTTATTTAACTAAATTAAGAGCATCACAACTTATTCATAATGATAAGAGGCCTCCTATTGAATCAGGTATGCTTGGTTCTTATTTAAAACCAGATTCATTAACAATCACTGTTTCTGTGGGCAATAGTTTATTTGATTCAAGATTTGGGCTTGAAAAAATTAAGCCAAATTTGTTGACAGATATGACCAGTTTTCCCAATGATCGACTAGAGAAAGAATGGTATAGCGGTGATTTAATGTTGCAAATTTGTGCTAATACTCAAGAAAACGTAATTTATGCATTACGTGATATTTTAAGTCATGCCTCGGCATACCTATATCCATTATGGAAAATAGATGGTTTTATTTCTGCTATAGATATTGATAATAATTCAACGCCTATAAATCTATTTGGTTTTAAAGATGGAACAGGTAATGCGCCAACTACTGATTCAAGATTAATGGATGAGTTAGTTTGGGTGACAGAAAATGATCTTGAACCATCTTGGTCTGTAGGTGGTTCATATCAAGTGATACGTCTAATTCGATTTAATCTTGCTTTTTGGGATAGAACTCCGTTGGAAGATCAAGAAAACGATTTTGGGCGTCATAAAGCAACTGGCGCTCCTATTGGCAAGAAACATGAAATAGATTCTCCTGATTTTGAAAAAGATCCACATGGTGATCGTATACTTTTCAATTCTCATATGCGGAGGGCTGAGCCACGTGATCATGCACGTTATACTGCAAAATTAATACGTCGTAGCTATAACTATTCATTAGGTATCAATACTAATGGTTCTCTTAATATGGGATTGATATTTGTTTCTTATCAAAAGAACTTAAAAACAGGATTTATCGATACCCAAAAACGTCTAAATGGTGAGCCGCTTGAGCGTTATATAAAAACATTTGGTGGAGGATATTATTTCGTATTGCCTGGTGTAAAAAAGGTTGGTCAAAATTTTTTGGCGCAGCAGATGTTTGAAGCATTGAGTGATCTTTCAAAAGTTTCGTCTTGA
- a CDS encoding M23 family metallopeptidase, with product MPLYNTSDKRYSQFSFDDHAHILSEGKNIFNRNKTSIKWLSSTFLAGIASGVFMGAALLTALEGRQKVAISAKFYNKISESNYNKLNDKDPIIRKARLLNQNTISKISERTIIDVPTIIKEKNKDIIKKIPFVYARIPFSNTYQNVKDYPKFNPLKIFSNSKSESTSQILMDTINDIDAPYGAESKLEITSKKSNFPEDIKNIKIDTTANDFEIKRAIIDQTSILNNPKDLYSILYYTDPKTSSIKNTNKSLNNTTAKILEENSSTAELKLSEKEPPEFADDLIPIQQNNTIIKSMIKSGYSRTESNNIEKKIKDNLHFDEIKKGDILRIGILQENEKLIIVRASIYRKAKHILTIALNDKNDYILGAEPVKIDLNDYINYTQIYKYLPTIYDGIWRGGYSYGMNQNLIQLIIRLLTSSVDLQSNLKPTDFIETFFSINPDNGQSKNDSELLYVNARFGENKIRLYRFQNHDGSIEYFNEYGKSAKPFLLRSPVPSGRITSGFGMRHHPILGYTRVHTGTDWAAPIGTPIIAVSDGKVEKAGWAGGYGKQTIIRHKNGYVSSYNHQDGIAKNIKSGEIIKQGQIIGWIGTTGLSTGPHLHYELIVNGIKVDCMKIRIPEGESLKGETLNRFTMETKRINSLLNSGDKSKKMSR from the coding sequence ATGCCACTATATAATACATCAGATAAAAGATATTCACAGTTCTCATTCGACGACCATGCTCATATTCTGAGCGAGGGAAAGAATATCTTTAACAGAAATAAAACATCTATTAAATGGTTATCTAGCACATTTTTAGCAGGGATAGCATCCGGAGTATTCATGGGCGCAGCACTTTTGACAGCTCTAGAAGGACGCCAGAAAGTCGCAATATCTGCCAAATTTTATAATAAAATATCAGAAAGTAATTATAATAAATTAAATGATAAAGATCCGATTATTAGAAAAGCACGTTTATTGAATCAAAATACAATCTCTAAAATATCTGAAAGAACTATTATCGATGTTCCCACTATTATCAAAGAAAAAAACAAAGACATAATAAAAAAAATTCCGTTTGTATACGCAAGAATACCATTCTCTAATACATATCAAAATGTGAAAGATTATCCTAAATTTAATCCTTTAAAAATTTTTTCTAACTCAAAATCAGAATCGACTTCACAAATTCTAATGGACACAATTAATGATATAGATGCGCCTTATGGCGCTGAATCAAAATTAGAAATAACAAGCAAAAAATCTAATTTTCCAGAAGATATTAAAAATATCAAAATTGATACAACAGCAAACGATTTTGAAATAAAAAGAGCAATTATAGATCAAACATCTATTTTAAATAATCCAAAAGATCTTTATTCTATACTTTATTATACTGATCCAAAAACATCATCTATAAAAAATACTAATAAATCATTGAATAATACAACAGCTAAAATACTTGAAGAGAATAGCAGTACTGCCGAACTAAAATTGTCAGAAAAGGAACCTCCTGAATTCGCAGATGATTTAATTCCTATACAACAAAATAATACAATTATTAAATCAATGATAAAATCTGGTTATTCACGTACTGAAAGCAATAATATAGAAAAAAAAATAAAAGACAATTTACATTTCGATGAAATTAAAAAAGGAGATATTCTCAGAATTGGAATACTGCAAGAAAATGAAAAATTAATAATAGTTAGAGCAAGCATTTATCGTAAAGCAAAACATATATTAACTATTGCTTTAAACGATAAGAATGATTACATACTGGGCGCCGAACCTGTTAAAATTGATCTTAATGATTACATTAACTACACCCAAATATATAAATATTTGCCAACAATTTATGACGGAATTTGGCGCGGAGGATATTCTTATGGAATGAATCAAAACCTTATACAGTTGATTATAAGGCTTTTAACAAGTAGTGTAGATTTGCAATCAAATCTTAAACCAACTGATTTTATTGAAACTTTCTTTTCCATCAATCCAGATAATGGCCAATCTAAAAACGATTCTGAATTACTTTACGTTAATGCTCGTTTCGGCGAAAATAAAATTCGACTTTATCGTTTTCAAAATCATGATGGATCAATAGAATATTTTAATGAATATGGCAAAAGTGCTAAACCTTTTCTACTGCGCAGCCCTGTTCCATCTGGACGTATAACTTCTGGATTTGGTATGAGACACCATCCAATATTGGGATATACACGAGTACATACAGGAACTGATTGGGCAGCGCCTATAGGAACTCCTATCATAGCTGTTAGTGATGGAAAGGTAGAAAAAGCTGGATGGGCAGGAGGATACGGCAAACAAACCATTATACGCCATAAAAATGGATATGTTTCTTCTTATAATCATCAAGATGGTATTGCGAAAAACATCAAAAGTGGCGAAATAATTAAACAAGGACAGATAATAGGATGGATTGGGACAACTGGACTTTCCACAGGTCCGCACTTACATTATGAATTAATCGTAAATGGTATAAAAGTAGATTGTATGAAAATTAGAATTCCTGAAGGAGAATCCTTAAAAGGTGAAACGCTAAATCGATTTACTATGGAAACAAAAAGGATTAATTCACTCTTAAATAGTGGGGATAAATCCAAAAAAATGTCGAGATAA